In one Oscillospiraceae bacterium genomic region, the following are encoded:
- a CDS encoding nitrate ABC transporter permease produces the protein MPLAVWLGVWQLAAMGVGKELLLPTPAAVGRTLAALAGTQAFWAAAAASLLRVFGGFAAGCALGAALAVLTSFCTWADWIFSPAVRIVRATPVASFILLVLLWAPTGQVPAIIAALMVLPVVWANVCKGIAQTDPLLLEAARAYRFSAGRTARLVYAPSALPYFAAGCSTGMGLAWKAGVAAEVLCQPRAAIGTQVYFSKIYLETPDLFAWTAVVIVLSLLLENALGAALGRMGRGADR, from the coding sequence GTGCCCCTGGCCGTCTGGCTGGGGGTGTGGCAGCTTGCGGCCATGGGGGTGGGCAAGGAGCTGCTGCTCCCCACCCCCGCCGCCGTGGGGCGCACCCTGGCCGCCCTGGCGGGCACGCAGGCATTCTGGGCCGCCGCCGCGGCCTCCCTGCTGCGGGTGTTCGGCGGCTTTGCCGCCGGGTGCGCGCTGGGCGCGGCGCTGGCCGTGCTGACCAGCTTCTGCACCTGGGCGGACTGGATTTTTTCCCCGGCGGTGCGCATCGTCCGGGCCACCCCGGTGGCCTCCTTCATCCTGCTGGTACTGCTCTGGGCCCCCACCGGGCAGGTGCCCGCCATTATCGCGGCGCTTATGGTGCTGCCCGTGGTGTGGGCCAACGTGTGTAAGGGCATCGCCCAGACCGACCCCCTGCTGCTGGAGGCGGCCCGGGCCTACCGCTTCTCCGCCGGCAGGACCGCCCGGCTGGTCTACGCCCCCTCGGCGCTGCCCTACTTTGCCGCGGGCTGCTCCACCGGCATGGGGCTGGCCTGGAAGGCCGGGGTGGCCGCCGAGGTGCTCTGCCAGCCCCGCGCCGCCATCGGCACCCAGGTCTACTTCTCAAAAATCTACCTGGAGACGCCCGACCTCTTCGCCTGGACGGCGGTGGTCATCGTGCTCAGCCTGCTGCTGGAAAACGCCCTGGGCGCGGCCCTGGGGCGCATGGGAAGGGGGGCGGATCGGTGA
- a CDS encoding ABC transporter ATPase, giving the protein MITVRDITVRYGEKTVLERFSLALPARGITALSGPSGCGKTTLLRVMAGLLTPEAGTVGLPGRAVMLFQEDRLFPWRTAEQHVADVLPKGARGEAGRWLTLCELHGEGGSYPASLSGGMGRRLALARALACGGDVLLLDEPFTGVDGARMARILDRVRALGMPVILSSHEAEVLARADRVVRLDGPPLAVTPS; this is encoded by the coding sequence GTGATAACTGTCAGGGATATTACGGTGCGTTATGGGGAAAAGACCGTGCTGGAGCGCTTTTCCCTGGCTCTCCCGGCCCGGGGGATCACCGCCCTGTCCGGCCCCTCGGGCTGCGGCAAGACCACCCTGCTGCGGGTGATGGCGGGGCTGCTCACGCCGGAGGCCGGGACGGTGGGTCTGCCGGGGCGGGCGGTGATGCTCTTCCAGGAGGACCGCCTCTTCCCCTGGCGCACGGCGGAGCAGCACGTGGCCGACGTGCTGCCCAAGGGGGCGCGGGGGGAGGCCGGGCGCTGGCTCACCCTGTGCGAGCTGCACGGGGAGGGGGGCAGCTACCCCGCCTCCCTGTCCGGGGGCATGGGGCGGCGGCTGGCTCTGGCCCGGGCCCTGGCCTGCGGCGGGGACGTGCTGCTGCTGGACGAGCCCTTCACCGGCGTGGACGGGGCGCGCATGGCGCGGATTCTGGACCGGGTGCGGGCGCTGGGCATGCCCGTCATCCTCTCCAGCCACGAGGCGGAGGTACTGGCCCGGGCCGACCGGGTCGTCCGGTTGGACGGCCCGCCCCTGGCCGTAACGCCGTCCTAG